The following proteins are encoded in a genomic region of Anabas testudineus chromosome 13, fAnaTes1.2, whole genome shotgun sequence:
- the si:ch211-136a13.1 gene encoding HHIP-like protein 1 isoform X2: MILKSCTLVPLHILQHASLHRALLPSLLLLLHAWWGSCHPQCLDYKPPFGPRQPLAFCKEYSKFGCCDLKKDGEISVKFDTIMENFDYSGYITCGKYIRSILCQECSPYAAHLYDAEDANTPMRILPGLCGDYCSEYWQHCRYTLSLLLEDLGSPPQFANLTAGIEEDRRKFCDFLELKDKQYCYPNVLSNEELNANLGVVSEDPTGCLELCLEEVANGLRNPVAMIHADDGTHRFFVAEQVGYVWVYLANGSRIDRPFLNLTRAVLTSPWSGDERGFLCIALHPRFSTVKKAYVYYSVSVKKEERIRISEFTLSTYDENQLDHSSERTILEVVEPASNHNGGQLLFGHDGYLYIFIGDGGRAGDPFGKFGNSQNKSALLGKVLRIDVDNNDDGAPYSIPSDNPFLRENEARPEVYAYGVRNMWRCSIDRGDPITGQGRGRMFCGDVGQNKYEEVDLIVKGGNYGWRAKEGFSCYDRKLCQNSSLDDILPIFAYAHKLGKSVTGGYIYRGCQMPNLNGLYIFGDFMSGRLMSLKENVTTGEWQYSEICMGRDRTCRFPKLINSYYKYIISFAEDESGELYFLATGVPSATARAGIIYKIVDPSRRAPPGKCSVKPSPVKIKGKLIHFHPKEEFVINKKPTTTPVPTTTKKTTTTTTKKPQRKPIIIIKPPMPTRKTKRKPQPQPPTAATRRTTRKTTLPPPPPTTTTTATTIKTTLPTTVQMAMATTPATTTATGYRTTVMTAVSSRIAHTPTAPPTRTTLQSPPSSTSQPLTSPQPPLLPSTPYLNQPQMALTPARYLESPRELTTLRPPNWSQKLTASPYKPQRPLINTTLPKTQEEKLWLVEKQENTREGNKIFKIPRGQDRGPFKRRGGRRLKLGSVRLVSPNGLSDRGRVEIFILGQWGTVCDDLFTIKAGTVVCRQLGFTRALVVRKRAVLGKADSNVRILLDDVECEGGEKSLLECKRARIGKHNCSHSEDVGVICG; encoded by the exons ATGATCCTAAAGTCCTGCACGCTGGTACCCCTTCACATCCTTCAGCATGCCTCTCTCCACCGAGCTCTTCTACCCTCCCTGCTGTTGCTCCTCCACGCCTGGTGGGGAAGCTGTCACCCCCAGTGTTTGGACTACAAGCCACCGTTTGGGCCCCGACAGCCATTGGCTTTCTGCAAGGAGTATTCCAAATTTGGATGCTGTGATTTGAAGAAGGATGGGGAGATATCTGTTAAGTTTGACACCATTATGGAAAACTTTGACTACTCAGGTTATATCACCTGTGGCAAGTACATACGCAGCATCCTCTGTCAG GAGTGTTCTCCATATGCTGCACACCTTTATGATGCTGAAGATGCCAACACACCTATGAGGATACTGCCTGGACTGTGTGGTGATTACTGCTCTGAGTACTGGCAGCACTGTCGATACACTCTGAGCCTCCTCCTGGAGGACTTGGGGAGCCCACCGCAGTTCGCAAACTTGACTGCCGGAATAGAAGAAGATCGCAGGAAGTTCTGTGACTTTCTGGAGCTAAAGGACAAACAGTATTGTTATCCTAACGTGTTGTCAAATGAGG AGTTAAATGCCAACCTTGGCGTGGTGAGTGAAGATCCTACAGGTTGCCTGGAGTTGTGTTTAGAGGAAGTTGCCAATGGGCTCCGTAATCCTGTCGCCATGATCCATGCAGATGATGGCACTCATCGTTTTTTTGTAGCAGAGCAGGTGGGTTATGTGTGGGTGTATTTGGCCAATGGCTCCAGAATCGACCGTCCTTTCCTCAACCTCACCCGCGCTGTTCTCACTTCACCATGGTCTGGAGATGAGCGGGGGTTCCTCTGCATAGCCCTGCACCCAAG GTTCTCCACAGTCAAAAAAGCCTACGTCTACTACTCTGTGTCTGTCAAGAAAGAGGAACGGATACGTATCAGCGAGTTCACATTGTCAACATATGATGAAAACCAACTCGACCACTCCTCTGAGAG AACTATTCTTGAGGTGGTAGAGCCAGCATCCAATCATAATGGAGGACAGCTTCTGTTTGGCCATGATGGATATCTGTACATCTTCATTGGTGATGGGGGGCGAGCTGGGGACCCATTTGGAAAGTTTGGCAATTCACAGAACAA GTCAGCCCTTCTTGGAAAAGTATTGCGTATTGACGTGGACAACAACGATGACGGTGCCCCATACAGCATTCCCTCAGACAACCCGTTCCTGAGGGAGAATGAAGCACGACCTG AAGTTTATGCCTATGGAGTCCGCAACATGTGGCGCTGCTCCATTGACCGTGGTGACCCCATCACTGGCCAAGGCAGAGGCAGGATGTTTTGTGGTGATGTTGGCCAGAACAAATATGAAGAGGTGGACCTCATTGTTAAAG GAGGCAACTACGGATGGAGGGCCAAAGAGGGATTTAGCTGCTACGATCGCAAACTCTGTCAAAACTCTTCTTTAG aTGACATCTTACCAATTTTTGCCTACGCCCACAAGTTGGGGAAATCAGTGACTGGAGGATACATCTACAGAGGCTGTCAGATGCCCAACCTCAACGGACTATACATCTTCGGTGATTTCATGAGTGG GCGTCTGATGTCTTTGAAAGAGAATGTCACCACAGGTGAATGGCAGTACAGTGAGATCTGCATGGGACGAGACCGGACCTGTAGATTCCCCAAACTCATCAACAGCtattataaatacataatttcTTTTGCTGAGGATGAGTCAG GTGAGCTGTATTTCTTAGCCACAGGAGTCCCAAGTGCCACAGCCAGAGCAGGAATAATCTATAAAATAGTGGATCCCTCCAG GCGAGCACCTCCAGGGAAATGCAGTGTCAAGCCTTCACCTgtcaagataaagggaaaacTGATTCACTTTCACCCCAAAGAAG agTTTGTAATTAACAAGAAACCAACCACCACACCAGTTCCCACGACAACgaaaaaaactacaacaacaacaacaaaaaagccaCAAAGGAAGccgataataataataaaaccaccGATgccaacaagaaaaacaaagagaaagccGCAACCACAaccaccaacagcagcaacaag AAGAACAACAAGAAAGACAACattaccaccaccaccaccaacaacaactactacagCAACAACGATAAAAACAACCTTACCAACAACAGTCCAGATGGCCATGGCAACAACTCCTGCTACAACCACAGCCACTG GTTATCGCACAACCGTCATGACTGCGGTCTCCTCTAGGATTGCTCACACTCCAACCGCACCTCCAACGAGGACAACCCTACAGTCCCCTCCTAGTTCCACCTCCCAACCTTTAACTTCACCAcagcctcctcttcttccttccacTCCATACCTGAATCAACCTCAGATGGCTTTGACCCCTGCACGTTACCTTGAGAGTCCGAGAGAGCTGACCACACTAAGACCACCAAATTGGAGCCAGAAACTCACAGCATCACCTTACAAGCCCCAGAGACCACTGATCAACACCACTTTGCCTAAAACACAAGAAGAGAAGCTGTGGCTTGTCGAGAAGCAGGAAAATACAAGGGAaggaaacaaaatatttaaaatacccAGGGGGCAAGATAGAGGTCCCTTCAAGCGGAGAGGAGGTAGAAGGCTAAAGCTTGGCTCAGTGCGACTGGTGAGTCCAAATGGTTTATCAGATCGAGGCAGAGTGGAGATCTTTATCCTAGGGCAGTGGGGGACTGTGTGCGATGACCTTTTCACCATCAAGGCAGGTACGGTGGTGTG
- the si:ch211-136a13.1 gene encoding HHIP-like protein 1 isoform X1 — MILKSCTLVPLHILQHASLHRALLPSLLLLLHAWWGSCHPQCLDYKPPFGPRQPLAFCKEYSKFGCCDLKKDGEISVKFDTIMENFDYSGYITCGKYIRSILCQECSPYAAHLYDAEDANTPMRILPGLCGDYCSEYWQHCRYTLSLLLEDLGSPPQFANLTAGIEEDRRKFCDFLELKDKQYCYPNVLSNEELNANLGVVSEDPTGCLELCLEEVANGLRNPVAMIHADDGTHRFFVAEQVGYVWVYLANGSRIDRPFLNLTRAVLTSPWSGDERGFLCIALHPRFSTVKKAYVYYSVSVKKEERIRISEFTLSTYDENQLDHSSERTILEVVEPASNHNGGQLLFGHDGYLYIFIGDGGRAGDPFGKFGNSQNKSALLGKVLRIDVDNNDDGAPYSIPSDNPFLRENEARPEVYAYGVRNMWRCSIDRGDPITGQGRGRMFCGDVGQNKYEEVDLIVKGGNYGWRAKEGFSCYDRKLCQNSSLDDILPIFAYAHKLGKSVTGGYIYRGCQMPNLNGLYIFGDFMSGRLMSLKENVTTGEWQYSEICMGRDRTCRFPKLINSYYKYIISFAEDESGELYFLATGVPSATARAGIIYKIVDPSRRAPPGKCSVKPSPVKIKGKLIHFHPKEEFVINKKPTTTPVPTTTKKTTTTTTKKPQRKPIIIIKPPMPTRKTKRKPQPQPPTAATRKTRKTTRKTKKTTLPPTTTATTAARTTRKTTLPPPPPTTTTTATTIKTTLPTTVQMAMATTPATTTATGRPTSWSTVNPVARSTVPSKMYRTESTDSAELTLLRGEATSVKPGYRTTVMTAVSSRIAHTPTAPPTRTTLQSPPSSTSQPLTSPQPPLLPSTPYLNQPQMALTPARYLESPRELTTLRPPNWSQKLTASPYKPQRPLINTTLPKTQEEKLWLVEKQENTREGNKIFKIPRGQDRGPFKRRGGRRLKLGSVRLVSPNGLSDRGRVEIFILGQWGTVCDDLFTIKAGTVVCRQLGFTRALVVRKRAVLGKADSNVRILLDDVECEGGEKSLLECKRARIGKHNCSHSEDVGVICG, encoded by the exons ATGATCCTAAAGTCCTGCACGCTGGTACCCCTTCACATCCTTCAGCATGCCTCTCTCCACCGAGCTCTTCTACCCTCCCTGCTGTTGCTCCTCCACGCCTGGTGGGGAAGCTGTCACCCCCAGTGTTTGGACTACAAGCCACCGTTTGGGCCCCGACAGCCATTGGCTTTCTGCAAGGAGTATTCCAAATTTGGATGCTGTGATTTGAAGAAGGATGGGGAGATATCTGTTAAGTTTGACACCATTATGGAAAACTTTGACTACTCAGGTTATATCACCTGTGGCAAGTACATACGCAGCATCCTCTGTCAG GAGTGTTCTCCATATGCTGCACACCTTTATGATGCTGAAGATGCCAACACACCTATGAGGATACTGCCTGGACTGTGTGGTGATTACTGCTCTGAGTACTGGCAGCACTGTCGATACACTCTGAGCCTCCTCCTGGAGGACTTGGGGAGCCCACCGCAGTTCGCAAACTTGACTGCCGGAATAGAAGAAGATCGCAGGAAGTTCTGTGACTTTCTGGAGCTAAAGGACAAACAGTATTGTTATCCTAACGTGTTGTCAAATGAGG AGTTAAATGCCAACCTTGGCGTGGTGAGTGAAGATCCTACAGGTTGCCTGGAGTTGTGTTTAGAGGAAGTTGCCAATGGGCTCCGTAATCCTGTCGCCATGATCCATGCAGATGATGGCACTCATCGTTTTTTTGTAGCAGAGCAGGTGGGTTATGTGTGGGTGTATTTGGCCAATGGCTCCAGAATCGACCGTCCTTTCCTCAACCTCACCCGCGCTGTTCTCACTTCACCATGGTCTGGAGATGAGCGGGGGTTCCTCTGCATAGCCCTGCACCCAAG GTTCTCCACAGTCAAAAAAGCCTACGTCTACTACTCTGTGTCTGTCAAGAAAGAGGAACGGATACGTATCAGCGAGTTCACATTGTCAACATATGATGAAAACCAACTCGACCACTCCTCTGAGAG AACTATTCTTGAGGTGGTAGAGCCAGCATCCAATCATAATGGAGGACAGCTTCTGTTTGGCCATGATGGATATCTGTACATCTTCATTGGTGATGGGGGGCGAGCTGGGGACCCATTTGGAAAGTTTGGCAATTCACAGAACAA GTCAGCCCTTCTTGGAAAAGTATTGCGTATTGACGTGGACAACAACGATGACGGTGCCCCATACAGCATTCCCTCAGACAACCCGTTCCTGAGGGAGAATGAAGCACGACCTG AAGTTTATGCCTATGGAGTCCGCAACATGTGGCGCTGCTCCATTGACCGTGGTGACCCCATCACTGGCCAAGGCAGAGGCAGGATGTTTTGTGGTGATGTTGGCCAGAACAAATATGAAGAGGTGGACCTCATTGTTAAAG GAGGCAACTACGGATGGAGGGCCAAAGAGGGATTTAGCTGCTACGATCGCAAACTCTGTCAAAACTCTTCTTTAG aTGACATCTTACCAATTTTTGCCTACGCCCACAAGTTGGGGAAATCAGTGACTGGAGGATACATCTACAGAGGCTGTCAGATGCCCAACCTCAACGGACTATACATCTTCGGTGATTTCATGAGTGG GCGTCTGATGTCTTTGAAAGAGAATGTCACCACAGGTGAATGGCAGTACAGTGAGATCTGCATGGGACGAGACCGGACCTGTAGATTCCCCAAACTCATCAACAGCtattataaatacataatttcTTTTGCTGAGGATGAGTCAG GTGAGCTGTATTTCTTAGCCACAGGAGTCCCAAGTGCCACAGCCAGAGCAGGAATAATCTATAAAATAGTGGATCCCTCCAG GCGAGCACCTCCAGGGAAATGCAGTGTCAAGCCTTCACCTgtcaagataaagggaaaacTGATTCACTTTCACCCCAAAGAAG agTTTGTAATTAACAAGAAACCAACCACCACACCAGTTCCCACGACAACgaaaaaaactacaacaacaacaacaaaaaagccaCAAAGGAAGccgataataataataaaaccaccGATgccaacaagaaaaacaaagagaaagccGCAACCACAaccaccaacagcagcaacaagaaaaacaagaaagacgAC aagaaaaacaaaaaagacaacattACCACCAACAACAACGGCAACTACCGCAGCAAGAACAACAAGAAAGACAACattaccaccaccaccaccaacaacaactactacagCAACAACGATAAAAACAACCTTACCAACAACAGTCCAGATGGCCATGGCAACAACTCCTGCTACAACCACAGCCACTGGTAGGCCTACTTCTTGGTCAACTGTTAACCCAGTTGCTAGGTCCACTGTTCCCTCAAAAATGTACAGAACTGAATCTACTGATAGTGCAGAGCTCACACTGCTGCGAGGAGAAGCCACCAGTGTCAAACCAG GTTATCGCACAACCGTCATGACTGCGGTCTCCTCTAGGATTGCTCACACTCCAACCGCACCTCCAACGAGGACAACCCTACAGTCCCCTCCTAGTTCCACCTCCCAACCTTTAACTTCACCAcagcctcctcttcttccttccacTCCATACCTGAATCAACCTCAGATGGCTTTGACCCCTGCACGTTACCTTGAGAGTCCGAGAGAGCTGACCACACTAAGACCACCAAATTGGAGCCAGAAACTCACAGCATCACCTTACAAGCCCCAGAGACCACTGATCAACACCACTTTGCCTAAAACACAAGAAGAGAAGCTGTGGCTTGTCGAGAAGCAGGAAAATACAAGGGAaggaaacaaaatatttaaaatacccAGGGGGCAAGATAGAGGTCCCTTCAAGCGGAGAGGAGGTAGAAGGCTAAAGCTTGGCTCAGTGCGACTGGTGAGTCCAAATGGTTTATCAGATCGAGGCAGAGTGGAGATCTTTATCCTAGGGCAGTGGGGGACTGTGTGCGATGACCTTTTCACCATCAAGGCAGGTACGGTGGTGTG